GGAAACTGACCAAACTGTCgcagaaaaagaaaggcaCAAAGAAGGATGGTGTTTCTATCGAAGGTAGAGGATTAAACTATTGAATCGTCGGTACAATTAGGCTTACTTGAGTTATAGTAAAAATTCGTACCAGATCTAGGGAGAAGCTCtccatttgtttgtttatataATTCGGTTTAGCTTGTAAGGTTGTAAAATACATTGATCAATCACCATATCATTTAATGCTATTAAAAAAGCCTTAATGTGGGATGATACAAACATTAAAaacctttcttttctaaACCCTTCCCAGACTAAATTAATTACCGTTCTCTTTTCGTGTAACTTCAggatattgataaatttttgACAGGCAACTAAATTTAGAAGATTGACTTATATTATAGTTTTTATAACTTGTATGTAAAAAGTAAAGATGTGTTGTATACAGAGAGAAGCACAATTATGATCTTGgcttttccttcttttccttccaTAAAGCTAATAAGGAGACACCGGAGACCTTGACGACCTTGAATCTAACACCTGGAATATCACCCTTAGCCTTACCTCTTCTACCGAAACCAGCTAATAAGACTTCATCGTTTTCGTCAACGTAGTTTAAACAACCATCGTTTGGAACGAAAGCAGTAACTCTCTTACCGtttttgatcaattgaACTCTAACACACTTTCTAATAGCAGAGTTTGGTTGCTTAGATTCAATaccaattttttctaaGACGATACCCTTAGCGTGAGAAGAACCACCGAATGGGGAGAACTTGAAAGCTGTACCTAATAATCTTGCCTTATAGGATTGATCAGCCCATTTGTTGTCTCTTCTGTGAACTCTCAACTTTCTTGCAGAGTTTAATCCTCTTGGCTTACCCTTACCCATGTTGAAATTTGGTGTATGTGTTGTCTACGAAAGAATAGAAcagaaaaaccaaaattcTATCAAGTTGAAAAGTAAATGTATTAGATGAAGTATACCCTTCCAGAGAACATACtccaaattgaaatttaCTATACCGGGAGAGGAATGAGGGAAAGTGGGAGGAGCTAGGGGGTTCTCCGTGGCATACGAGATTCGGGGAGGAAGGGAGGGGAGTACACAAAAAATTCGTGGGCaaaagggggaaaaaaataaaaaactcaacatttttttggCCTAACTCTAGTGTGTGGTGCGCGGGTCCCTCATAATGATACTTCTGCTGAGCCTCCGTGTTGAAGACCTCTACCTTTACACGTGATGCAAACAAACCCTTATGAATTTTACTTTTGCTTTAAATATAAGGCAAAATCAATTGCTTATCAAGAGGGCTAACAAAGGATTGACATTATTATCATGTATGACATCGTAATATATGCGACGGCGGGGTACGCAAAGAGATGGGTTTAGAGAAAATGGACGATTCTATGTACATTGAGTCCCTAGTTGCACAGTTTCTGCACTCTAAAGGGTACTATAAGACTCTCAGTGCTTTAGAAGAGGAAACACAAACCAAATTTACCCCCACTACCCTAAATAATGATGAGTCCTTGCAAAGCATTGTAGAAGATAggatcaatttcaaaacacTGCAGTCGCATACGGAAAATGCACATCATCTTGAGAATGGAGACGTGAACACACTGGACAGTCTCAGCCAGTCTGACATTGTCAGAAGGAGGAATATAATTCTACCCAATTGGGAAGTCAAGTATCCTGATAGCGTTGAAGTGTTGAACCTGGGCACACTCAATTCATTGATAATTGATTCAAGCTACTTCTCATCATTTATTGGTGGAAAGATCTACAACCTAGGATTGTTTGTAACAAATACAAAGTACCTTCTAGTTTATGATATCGACGCCAATCAATTACTTCTATCTGTTCATGATCCATTGAATGGACAACCGATCAAACTGGTTTATGGCATTCCGTATTCCAACCACCTTTTTTTATGCGATATGAATGGTAACTTGAGAACAATGTCTCTGAAAAGAGATGGTTTGCAGTACGATATGGAATTGGTAACTAATTCTAACGATTCCGTCAAATTGCACAGGCGTTTAATTACTGACTTCACTTTCAAATCGGTCAAACTGGAATCAGATTCAACCTTGTTAggatatttttcatcaattggcTGGGACGGAAGAGTCACTTTGGGGTTGGTAAGAGAAGCCAACAATGAATTAATCATTAAACAAATAGGCGAATACAAGTTGTTTACTAATCCTACATGTATTTTACTTACCattgataaagaaacaaatttgCCTCTACTCCTAGTGGGTCGTTTAGAAAGCTCTTTATTGACCATCTTCAGCATTAACAAACATCCCCTGGGAGCCGAGGAAGTAAAGTTAGTTGAATTGGGGAAGCTGTCTTTGAATGATTCTGAGTTTTCCTCACACTCATTCCAAGCAATGTCAATTGGTGAAATCTCTTACAACAATAAAGATTTGATAATAACTGTTGCAACTGATCATATACCTTATATGCGGTTAATAACTGTTCTTGTCCCGTCAATCGAGGAAATCTTATCATATTCGAAAAATATAGACCCCAACTATTCggtttttgaaaaactggACAAATTGGTAGTAAAAGATAACAACCAGCAATTTACTTCAAGCTCTCCGATCTTAAGATCATACATAATCTCCAATTTCAACTCGTTATCTCCACAAGACAAGTATTCAAATGCCATAATATTGAGCAGGCCAAATTGCTCCGGCCTATGGATACCCGGTGACGATGGAAAGCTAAGAGGGTTTGACTTACGTACAGGTAATGTCATAGAGACGCTAGATTCCAACGATGGTCGTGCAAAGTCTGCGTTTATAGGTCAATGCGGTATGGAATCGGAAGTTGTAGTGGTTTGTGGTGCCGTTGATAAGAAGATCGTTATTTGGCGTTGTTCTTAAACATTATATATATGCTTCTATACATTAGAACACAACTTCTTCCGGTAGCACGTGGAATTTACGTCCATTTTCTCGTATTGACTCATTATTTACATCTCTCGCAAGGCTAAGACGCATATCAAACgcatcaatttcatcattggtttttttcttgtttataTTGGACATGTCTCCAGTTTCATAATAACCAACGACTCTCCGATAGACGCTATACCCTAGCTTCTCATATAAAGTAATTGCAGTTTTATTCGAACACTTgacaaacaaatcaataaacCACGCATGGATTGGCCTCTCTGGTTCAACAACAATCCTAAGCTGATCACAAAGATACGAGCCCAATCCGACACGCCTATAGTTTGGATCAACTGTAACAGCACTAATATGAGCATGCCATTCTTTGTTCTTTCCCTCTGTCTTGGCTAGCATATATCCTGTTGGTTgattatcatcatcaactgATTTGTAAGACAGAGTTGGCCATGTATATAAATACTGGTGGTAAAAATATAGATAGAAGTTTTCTGTCAATGGGTCCAAATTTATTGGCGTAAGCTCAAACAAATCTGTAGCCTGAAATGGTTTGATGGATGTCATGTAGTTGTGTTTCGGCACGCTATCGAAAGTGATTAATTCTccaaaaaatatcaactaGTATCTCTAGacaattatttttttttgatgtgCGATCAAACCTACGATGTATCCTTCAATCTATATACACCAAAAGAGCTGGACTACAATTATTTATTTACAGAGTCAATGAgtgtttccattttttcgCCAATAAAATCAGACATCAAGTCATCACTCATGCGACGCCTTAAGGTGCCCATGCACCCTTTAATGTCATATAAATATTTAGTTCGTCTCTGTGAGGGGACTTGCCCGATGCACCTTTGTAccaaatcaataaacaGTTCAACAATCGGAGGTGCATGAGCCACATAAGGATCCATCAGGATTGTAAGAATAGTGTAGACAGTTGGTTTAGCTACCACTATTGCATACTCTCCGCAGTAATCCAGAAATTTCTCAAGGACCAAACACAATGCAGTTGACAAACGTACATAATCTTTGCATTTCCCCAAAGACGGTAGAATACTATCATTTAACATTGAACTTAGAGTTGTATAATATTCTAGTTCGTTAGGAATGGCGAGTTTATAAAGACGCAAA
The Pichia kudriavzevii chromosome 2, complete sequence DNA segment above includes these coding regions:
- a CDS encoding uncharacterized protein (PKUD0B04030; similar to Saccharomyces cerevisiae YGR118W (RPS23A) and YPR132W (RPS23B); ancestral locus Anc_3.467), producing the protein MGKGKPRGLNSARKLRVHRRDNKWADQSYKARLLGTAFKFSPFGGSSHAKGIVLEKIGIESKQPNSAIRKCVRVQLIKNGKRVTAFVPNDGCLNYVDENDEVLLAGFGRRGKAKGDIPGVRFKVVKVSGVSLLALWKEKKEKPRS
- a CDS encoding uncharacterized protein (PKUD0B04040; similar to Saccharomyces cerevisiae YGR117C; ancestral locus Anc_3.466), whose protein sequence is MGLEKMDDSMYIESLVAQFLHSKGYYKTLSALEEETQTKFTPTTLNNDESLQSIVEDRINFKTLQSHTENAHHLENGDVNTLDSLSQSDIVRRRNIILPNWEVKYPDSVEVLNLGTLNSLIIDSSYFSSFIGGKIYNLGLFVTNTKYLLVYDIDANQLLLSVHDPLNGQPIKLVYGIPYSNHLFLCDMNGNLRTMSLKRDGLQYDMELVTNSNDSVKLHRRLITDFTFKSVKLESDSTLLGYFSSIGWDGRVTLGLVREANNELIIKQIGEYKLFTNPTCILLTIDKETNLPLLLVGRLESSLLTIFSINKHPLGAEEVKLVELGKLSLNDSEFSSHSFQAMSIGEISYNNKDLIITVATDHIPYMRLITVLVPSIEEILSYSKNIDPNYSVFEKLDKLVVKDNNQQFTSSSPILRSYIISNFNSLSPQDKYSNAIILSRPNCSGLWIPGDDGKLRGFDLRTGNVIETLDSNDGRAKSAFIGQCGMESEVVVVCGAVDKKIVIWRCS
- a CDS encoding uncharacterized protein (PKUD0B04050; similar to Saccharomyces cerevisiae YPR131C (NAT3); ancestral locus Anc_3.465); this encodes MTSIKPFQATDLFELTPINLDPLTENFYLYFYHQYLYTWPTLSYKSVDDDNQPTGYMLAKTEGKNKEWHAHISAVTVDPNYRRVGLGSYLCDQLRIVVEPERPIHAWFIDLFVKCSNKTAITLYEKLGYSVYRRVVGYYETGDMSNINKKKTNDEIDAFDMRLSLARDVNNESIRENGRKFHVLPEEVVF